In a single window of the Zea mays cultivar B73 chromosome 5, Zm-B73-REFERENCE-NAM-5.0, whole genome shotgun sequence genome:
- the LOC103626203 gene encoding E3 ubiquitin-protein ligase RNF167, translating to MMLAVTVSQVVALLSSALSGTEGGSGVAVAVGTAKAVGAEQGERWRRRCGGHDDHPASAAGYCCVCISACRDGDDVRSLPCGHAFHRDCVDRWLALCRRTCPLCRLHVGGPAVGLAEQQQQLSEDLVIWFSSLFVAGL from the coding sequence ATGATGCTGGCCGTGACAGTGAGCCAGGTCGTGGCGCTGCTCTCATCGGCTCTCTCCGGCACCGAGGGTGGCAGCGGTGTGGCGGTTGCGGTCGGTACGGCAAAGGCGGTGGGAGCCGAGCAGGGCGAGCGCTGGCGGCGGCGCTGCGGCGGGCACGACGACCACCCGGCGTCGGCGGCGGGGTACTGCTGCGTGTGCATATCGGCGTGCCGCGACGGGGACGACGTCCGGAGCCTGCCCTGCGGACACGCCTTCCACCGGGACTGCGTCGACCGCTGGCTGGCGCTTTGCCGGCGGACGTGCCCGCTCTGCCGTCTCCACGTCGGCGGACCTGCCGTCGGTTTGgccgagcagcagcagcagctcagCGAGGACCTCGTCATCTGGTTCTCTTCGCTCTTTGTCGCTGGCTTGTAG